One Oncorhynchus tshawytscha isolate Ot180627B unplaced genomic scaffold, Otsh_v2.0 Un_contig_1824_pilon_pilon, whole genome shotgun sequence DNA window includes the following coding sequences:
- the hnrnpua gene encoding heterogeneous nuclear ribonucleoprotein U isoform X1 yields the protein MSSINVNKLKVNELKDELKKRQLSDKGLKADLMDRLQAALNEEALARGAETGENGGQGEGAVGLNDMGEEDLDEDLVEERMEAGGVEDEDRCEGKAEKECANIDDNMGEDEDAGVDMDKSDEDEDALLKEEEDDDDEEMDKFDDDDAALGTLEREGDADKDTSAEQKNKKGVKRRREEHGRGYFEFIEESKYSRAKSPQPPLEEEDEEFDDSTVCLDTYNSDLHFKVSRDRYSASSLTMESFAYLWAGGRASYGVAQGKACFEMKIIEKIPVKHISSKGMDIHEVLVGWSLANGTLLLGEEEHSYAFSAKGKKTTNCVTEDFGECFDENDVVGCLINFEGSEVELSFSKNGQDLGVAFKVDTASLDGRPLFPHVLCHNCAVEFNFGQREAPLFVPPADYSFLQQVPVSKRVRGPKGPDTKDDCEVIVMVGLPGAGKTAWVTKHTQEHPGKYNILGTNTILEKMMIASLKRQMKDVTKLTAISQRAPLFLGKFIEIAARKKRNYILDQTNVSAPAQRRKMCLFAGFQRKAVVVCPTDDDYKQRTQKKAETDGKDVPEHAVLKMKGIYTLPEPGDCFSEVSFVELQKDEASKLLDLYKEESRSALPPEKKANQGGTPPKRGSNHRGRGGRGQGQWGGGQGQRGGRGGFQIRGNFRGGPGPRGGFSRPPRGFLPPPAFRGGFSNRGNFNRGSGGMPSRGGAPRGGPGRGNMRNMGGNRGGNMHRGSMTRGGGGGGRGRGDNRGNFTQKFRGRGGNNRSFNKNSNFGMNKAQAFNQSWQQGFWNQKPWSQQYHPGYY from the exons ATGAGCTCTATCAACGTGAATAAGTTAAAGGTAAACGAGTTGAAGGACGAGTTGAAGAAGAGGCAGCTGTCGGACAAGGGGCTGAAGGCGGATCTTATGGACCGGCTGCAGGCCGCGCTGAATGAAGAGGCTCTAGCCAGAGGAGCTGAGACCGGGGAGAACGGCGGCCAAGGCGAAGGGGCTGTCGGCCTGAATGACATGGGCGAGGAGGACTTGGATGAAGACCTAgttgaggagaggatggaggcgGGCGGAGTAGAGGATGAAGATAGGTGCGAAGGGAAAGCAGAGAAAGAATGCGCCAATATCGACGATAATATGGGGGAAGATGAGGATGCGGGAGTAGATATGGATAAATCCGACGAGGATGAAGATGCTCTACtgaaagaagaagaggatgatgatgatgaggagatggataaattcgatgatgatgatgctgcacTGGGGACTCTCGAGAGAGAGG GGGATGCGGACAAAGACACGAGCGCTGAGCAGAAGAATAAGAAGGGTGTTAAGAGACGCCGGGAGGAACATGGAAGGGGCTACTTTGAGTTTATTGAAGAAAGCAAGTACAGCCG GGCCAAGTCCCCCCAGCCCCCACTggaggaagaggacgaggagTTTGACGACAGCACTGTCTGCCTCGACacct ATAACAGTGACCTGCACTTCAAGGTGTCCCGGGACCGTTACAGCGCGTCATCCCTTACCATGGAGAGCTTTGCCTACCTGtgggctggaggcagggcttcctACGGAGTAGCTCAGGGCAAGGCCTGCTTTGagatgaag ATCATTGAGAAGATCCCAGTGAAACATATCTCCAGTAAAGGCATGGATATCCATGAGGTTCTGGTGGGCTGGTCACTAGCCAATGGAACACTGTTACTGG GAGAAGAGGAACACTCGTATGCCTTCTCTGCCAAAGGGAAGAAAACCACCAACTGTGTCACAGAAGACTTCGGAGAGTGCTTCGACGAAAACGATGTCGTCGGATGCCTAATC AACTTTGAAGGCTCGGAGGTGGAGCTATCGTTCAGTAAGAACGGTCAGGACCTAGGTGTGGCCTTCAAAGTTGACACGGCATCTTTGGACGGACGGCCCCTCTTCCCTCACGTCCTCTGTCACAACTGTGCTGTAGAGTTCAACTTCGGCCAGAGGGAGGCACCACTGTTCGTCCCACCGGCCGACTACAGCTTCCTACAGCAGGTCCCTGTGAGCAAGAGGGTCCGAGGCCCCAAAGGGCCCGACACCAAGGATGACTGTGAG GTGATCGTGATGGTAGGCCTGCCTGGCGCTGGGAAGACGGCGTGGGTAACCAAGCACACTCAGGAGCACCCTGGGAAATACAACATCCTGGGAACCAACACCATCCTGGAGAAGATGATG ATCGCCAGTCTGAAACGCCAAATGAAGGATGTCACCAAACTCACCGCCATCTCCCAGCGTGCACCTCTTTTCCTGGGAAAATTCATTGAGATTGCTGCACGCAAAAAACGCAACTACATCCTTGACCAG acCAATGTGTCGGCCCCGGCCCAGAGGAGGAAGATGTGTCTGTTTGCAGGCTTCCAGAGGAAGGCCGTGGTGGTGTGTCCTACTGATGACGACTACAAGCAGAGGACACAGAAGAAAGCCGAGACGGATGGTAAAGACGTCCCCGAGCACGCCGTACTCAAGATGAAAG GTATCTATACCCTGCCGGAGCCAGGGGATTGCTTCAGTGAGGTGAGCTTTGTGGAGCTGCAGAAGGACGAGGCCTCCAAGCTGCTGGACTTGTACAAGGAGGAGAGTCGCTCCGCCCTGCCCCCAGAGAAGAAGGCCAACCAGGGGGGCACGCCACCCAAGAGAGGGAGCAACCACCGCGGCCGTGGGGGCAGAGGGCAGGGGCAGTGGGGAGGTGGTCAGGGGCAGAGGGGGGGCAGAGGAGgcttccagatcagaggcaactTCAGGGGAG GCCCAGGACCTCGTGGTGGATTCAGTCGCCCCCCCAGAGGTTTCCTCCCTCCTCCGGCCTTCCGAGGGGGCTTCTCCAACCGGGGCAACTTCAACAGGGGGAGCGGGGGCATGCCCAGCAGAGGGGGTGCACCCAGGGGGGGTCCTGGAAGGGGCAACATGAGGAACATGGGGGGTAATAGGGGAGGCAATATGCACCGAGGCAGCATGACccgcggaggaggtggaggtggaagaGGACGTGGGGACAACAGGGGCAACTTCACACAG AAGTTCAGAGGCAGAGGAGGCAACAATCGCAGCTTCAACAAGAACAGCAACTTTGGCATGAACAAGGCCCAGGCCTTCAACCAGAGCTGGCAGCAGGGG TTCTGgaaccagaagccatggagcCAACAGTACCACCCAGGATACTACTGA
- the hnrnpua gene encoding heterogeneous nuclear ribonucleoprotein U isoform X2, producing MSSINVNKLKVNELKDELKKRQLSDKGLKADLMDRLQAALNEEALARGAETGENGGQGEGAVGLNDMGEEDLDEDLVEERMEAGGVEDEDRCEGKAEKECANIDDNMGEDEDAGVDMDKSDEDEDALLKEEEDDDDEEMDKFDDDDAALGTLEREGDADKDTSAEQKNKKGVKRRREEHGRGYFEFIEESKYSRAKSPQPPLEEEDEEFDDSTVCLDTYNSDLHFKVSRDRYSASSLTMESFAYLWAGGRASYGVAQGKACFEMKIIEKIPVKHISSKGMDIHEVLVGWSLANGTLLLGEEEHSYAFSAKGKKTTNCVTEDFGECFDENDVVGCLINFEGSEVELSFSKNGQDLGVAFKVDTASLDGRPLFPHVLCHNCAVEFNFGQREAPLFVPPADYSFLQQVPVSKRVRGPKGPDTKDDCEVIVMVGLPGAGKTAWVTKHTQEHPGKYNILGTNTILEKMMIASLKRQMKDVTKLTAISQRAPLFLGKFIEIAARKKRNYILDQTNVSAPAQRRKMCLFAGFQRKAVVVCPTDDDYKQRTQKKAETDGKDVPEHAVLKMKGIYTLPEPGDCFSEVSFVELQKDEASKLLDLYKEESRSALPPEKKANQGGTPPKRGSNHRGRGGRGQGQWGGGQGQRGGRGGFQIRGNFRGGPGPRGGFSRPPRGFLPPPAFRGGFSNRGNFNRGSGGMPSRGGAPRGGPGRGNMRNMGGNRGGNMHRGSMTRGGGGGGRGRGDNRGNFTQFRGRGGNNRSFNKNSNFGMNKAQAFNQSWQQGFWNQKPWSQQYHPGYY from the exons ATGAGCTCTATCAACGTGAATAAGTTAAAGGTAAACGAGTTGAAGGACGAGTTGAAGAAGAGGCAGCTGTCGGACAAGGGGCTGAAGGCGGATCTTATGGACCGGCTGCAGGCCGCGCTGAATGAAGAGGCTCTAGCCAGAGGAGCTGAGACCGGGGAGAACGGCGGCCAAGGCGAAGGGGCTGTCGGCCTGAATGACATGGGCGAGGAGGACTTGGATGAAGACCTAgttgaggagaggatggaggcgGGCGGAGTAGAGGATGAAGATAGGTGCGAAGGGAAAGCAGAGAAAGAATGCGCCAATATCGACGATAATATGGGGGAAGATGAGGATGCGGGAGTAGATATGGATAAATCCGACGAGGATGAAGATGCTCTACtgaaagaagaagaggatgatgatgatgaggagatggataaattcgatgatgatgatgctgcacTGGGGACTCTCGAGAGAGAGG GGGATGCGGACAAAGACACGAGCGCTGAGCAGAAGAATAAGAAGGGTGTTAAGAGACGCCGGGAGGAACATGGAAGGGGCTACTTTGAGTTTATTGAAGAAAGCAAGTACAGCCG GGCCAAGTCCCCCCAGCCCCCACTggaggaagaggacgaggagTTTGACGACAGCACTGTCTGCCTCGACacct ATAACAGTGACCTGCACTTCAAGGTGTCCCGGGACCGTTACAGCGCGTCATCCCTTACCATGGAGAGCTTTGCCTACCTGtgggctggaggcagggcttcctACGGAGTAGCTCAGGGCAAGGCCTGCTTTGagatgaag ATCATTGAGAAGATCCCAGTGAAACATATCTCCAGTAAAGGCATGGATATCCATGAGGTTCTGGTGGGCTGGTCACTAGCCAATGGAACACTGTTACTGG GAGAAGAGGAACACTCGTATGCCTTCTCTGCCAAAGGGAAGAAAACCACCAACTGTGTCACAGAAGACTTCGGAGAGTGCTTCGACGAAAACGATGTCGTCGGATGCCTAATC AACTTTGAAGGCTCGGAGGTGGAGCTATCGTTCAGTAAGAACGGTCAGGACCTAGGTGTGGCCTTCAAAGTTGACACGGCATCTTTGGACGGACGGCCCCTCTTCCCTCACGTCCTCTGTCACAACTGTGCTGTAGAGTTCAACTTCGGCCAGAGGGAGGCACCACTGTTCGTCCCACCGGCCGACTACAGCTTCCTACAGCAGGTCCCTGTGAGCAAGAGGGTCCGAGGCCCCAAAGGGCCCGACACCAAGGATGACTGTGAG GTGATCGTGATGGTAGGCCTGCCTGGCGCTGGGAAGACGGCGTGGGTAACCAAGCACACTCAGGAGCACCCTGGGAAATACAACATCCTGGGAACCAACACCATCCTGGAGAAGATGATG ATCGCCAGTCTGAAACGCCAAATGAAGGATGTCACCAAACTCACCGCCATCTCCCAGCGTGCACCTCTTTTCCTGGGAAAATTCATTGAGATTGCTGCACGCAAAAAACGCAACTACATCCTTGACCAG acCAATGTGTCGGCCCCGGCCCAGAGGAGGAAGATGTGTCTGTTTGCAGGCTTCCAGAGGAAGGCCGTGGTGGTGTGTCCTACTGATGACGACTACAAGCAGAGGACACAGAAGAAAGCCGAGACGGATGGTAAAGACGTCCCCGAGCACGCCGTACTCAAGATGAAAG GTATCTATACCCTGCCGGAGCCAGGGGATTGCTTCAGTGAGGTGAGCTTTGTGGAGCTGCAGAAGGACGAGGCCTCCAAGCTGCTGGACTTGTACAAGGAGGAGAGTCGCTCCGCCCTGCCCCCAGAGAAGAAGGCCAACCAGGGGGGCACGCCACCCAAGAGAGGGAGCAACCACCGCGGCCGTGGGGGCAGAGGGCAGGGGCAGTGGGGAGGTGGTCAGGGGCAGAGGGGGGGCAGAGGAGgcttccagatcagaggcaactTCAGGGGAG GCCCAGGACCTCGTGGTGGATTCAGTCGCCCCCCCAGAGGTTTCCTCCCTCCTCCGGCCTTCCGAGGGGGCTTCTCCAACCGGGGCAACTTCAACAGGGGGAGCGGGGGCATGCCCAGCAGAGGGGGTGCACCCAGGGGGGGTCCTGGAAGGGGCAACATGAGGAACATGGGGGGTAATAGGGGAGGCAATATGCACCGAGGCAGCATGACccgcggaggaggtggaggtggaagaGGACGTGGGGACAACAGGGGCAACTTCACACAG TTCAGAGGCAGAGGAGGCAACAATCGCAGCTTCAACAAGAACAGCAACTTTGGCATGAACAAGGCCCAGGCCTTCAACCAGAGCTGGCAGCAGGGG TTCTGgaaccagaagccatggagcCAACAGTACCACCCAGGATACTACTGA